The Candidatus Rokuibacteriota bacterium genome includes a region encoding these proteins:
- a CDS encoding helix-turn-helix domain-containing protein — MRFRSGNPHKEATPVDRLLTLKVIAAQTGTSQAFWRKLAARREIPVVRLGRACRVREADLERFLAERCRGVRETPQ; from the coding sequence ATGCGATTCAGGAGCGGCAATCCTCACAAGGAGGCGACGCCAGTGGACCGATTGTTGACCCTCAAGGTGATCGCGGCTCAGACGGGAACCTCCCAGGCCTTCTGGCGCAAGCTCGCCGCGCGGCGGGAGATCCCCGTCGTCAGGCTCGGGCGCGCCTGTCGCGTGCGCGAGGCAGACCTCGAGCGCTTCCTTGCCGAGCGGTGCCGGGGGGTGCGGGAGACGCCGCAGTGA
- a CDS encoding helix-turn-helix transcriptional regulator: MSLLLRHWRERRGYSVRELAQRAGVGHVTVVRIENHHLSPTVRMLEKLAKALEITVRDFFPAARRRGKRRAR, translated from the coding sequence ATGAGCCTCCTTCTCCGCCACTGGCGGGAGCGCCGGGGGTACTCGGTCCGCGAGCTGGCCCAACGGGCGGGCGTCGGCCACGTCACTGTCGTCAGGATCGAGAACCACCACCTCTCCCCCACGGTTCGCATGCTGGAGAAGCTGGCCAAGGCGTTGGAGATCACGGTGCGGGACTTCTTCCCGGCCGCGCGACGGCGGGGGAAGCGGAGGGCGCGATGA
- a CDS encoding site-specific integrase: MTKRGRKVRGVFERDGQWWIRWSCSLGHDHRQPSGESKTAAGEEHKAKRAEVRDARKAGRQCCPKLVHRERPALFEQILADYMEHSRRNKRSHASDRPKEERFTALFRGRLASDITSKEIEDFKAAFLQEPRKPRPRKAGARRSRRRRAQAQETGPRTVATVNSYLKFLKAVFNRAIRQGRLTYNPVKAVKLYRENNARSRCLSQGEERRLLEALPERLRPFVTLALHTGMRRGELRALKWEDVDFSTGAIHVKQDKAGDGRWVTVNSVAREALLSVKREQKILSPWVFCSPEGKFLHNFERDWRPALEAAKIPDFRFHDTRHTFASRLAMAGVDLYTVQRAGGWKTQVMVQRYAHLSPDHMRAAVERLANAARQGATGSKTGTAS; encoded by the coding sequence ATGACCAAGCGGGGACGGAAGGTCAGGGGCGTGTTCGAGCGGGACGGGCAGTGGTGGATCCGGTGGTCCTGCTCCCTGGGCCACGACCACCGGCAGCCGAGCGGGGAGTCGAAGACGGCCGCCGGGGAGGAGCACAAGGCCAAGCGCGCCGAGGTGCGGGACGCCCGCAAGGCGGGGCGCCAGTGCTGCCCCAAGCTCGTTCACCGCGAGCGGCCGGCCCTGTTCGAGCAGATCCTGGCCGACTACATGGAGCATAGCCGGCGCAACAAGCGCTCTCATGCCAGCGACAGGCCCAAGGAGGAGCGGTTCACAGCGCTGTTCAGGGGCCGCCTCGCCTCCGACATCACCTCGAAGGAGATCGAGGACTTCAAGGCGGCCTTCCTGCAGGAGCCCCGCAAGCCCAGGCCGCGCAAGGCGGGGGCCCGCCGCTCGCGCCGCCGCCGCGCCCAAGCCCAGGAGACGGGCCCCCGCACCGTCGCCACGGTGAACAGTTACCTGAAGTTCCTCAAGGCCGTCTTCAACCGCGCCATCCGTCAGGGGCGGCTGACCTATAACCCCGTGAAGGCCGTCAAGCTGTATCGGGAGAATAACGCCCGGAGCCGGTGCCTGAGCCAGGGGGAGGAGCGGCGCCTCCTGGAGGCCCTCCCCGAGCGGCTCCGGCCCTTCGTGACGCTGGCCCTCCACACGGGGATGCGGCGGGGCGAGCTGCGGGCGCTCAAGTGGGAGGACGTGGACTTCTCGACCGGCGCGATCCACGTCAAGCAGGACAAGGCCGGCGATGGCCGGTGGGTCACCGTGAACAGCGTGGCACGGGAGGCCCTGCTCTCCGTCAAGCGCGAGCAGAAGATCCTGAGCCCCTGGGTGTTCTGCTCCCCCGAGGGGAAATTCCTCCACAACTTCGAGCGCGACTGGCGCCCCGCCCTTGAGGCCGCGAAGATCCCCGACTTCCGCTTCCACGACACCCGGCACACCTTCGCCTCGCGGCTGGCGATGGCCGGCGTGGACCTCTACACGGTCCAGCGGGCGGGGGGCTGGAAGACCCAGGTGATGGTCCAGCGCTACGCGCACCTGAGCCCCGACCACATGCGGGCGGCGGTGGAGCGGCTGGCGAACGCCGCACGCCAGGGCGCCACGGGCAGCAAGACCGGGACTGCGTCCTGA
- a CDS encoding DUF433 domain-containing protein: MDAARYLRMPAATLRSWVLGRFYPTARGREFFRPVIHLPQPEWPVLSFVNLVEAHILEAIRRRHEIPLRKVRSAVAFLERHYTSRHPLAEYRFETDGLDLFIDKAGLLINLTQDGQLAMRELVRAYLRRIDWDLKGLPIRLFPFIRKREPEEPRAIVIDPFVSFGRPVLTGTGIATAVIAERFKAGESVDDLARDYDRGPLEIQEALRCELPLEAA; encoded by the coding sequence ATGGACGCGGCAAGGTATCTTCGCATGCCCGCGGCGACCCTGAGGTCGTGGGTTCTCGGACGGTTCTACCCGACCGCCAGGGGCCGGGAGTTCTTCAGACCCGTCATCCACCTACCCCAGCCAGAGTGGCCGGTGCTGTCCTTCGTCAATCTGGTGGAGGCTCACATCCTCGAGGCCATCCGTCGCCGGCACGAGATCCCCCTTCGCAAGGTGCGCTCGGCGGTGGCGTTCCTCGAACGGCATTACACCTCCAGGCATCCGCTCGCCGAATACCGGTTCGAGACAGACGGCCTGGATCTCTTCATCGACAAGGCGGGCCTGCTCATCAACTTGACGCAGGACGGGCAGCTGGCGATGCGCGAGCTGGTGAGGGCTTACCTCCGCCGCATCGATTGGGATCTGAAGGGGCTGCCCATTCGCCTCTTTCCCTTCATCAGGAAGCGCGAGCCGGAAGAGCCGAGGGCCATCGTGATCGATCCGTTCGTCTCCTTTGGACGCCCGGTGTTGACGGGGACGGGAATCGCAACGGCAGTGATCGCGGAGCGCTTCAAGGCGGGGGAATCGGTCGACGACCTCGCCCGGGACTACGACCGAGGTCCCCTTGAGATCCAGGAAGCCCTCCGCTGCGAGCTCCCGCTCGAAGCCGCCTAG
- a CDS encoding DUF433 domain-containing protein, giving the protein MLDRISVDPRVCDGKPTIRGMRITVDFVLKLLGDGYTADEIVKEYPELEKEDVYQAAKYGAWLASETTSAIA; this is encoded by the coding sequence ATGTTGGACCGGATCTCCGTTGACCCTCGGGTCTGTGATGGCAAGCCCACCATCCGCGGGATGCGCATCACGGTGGACTTTGTGCTGAAGCTGCTCGGCGACGGCTACACGGCCGACGAGATTGTCAAGGAGTATCCCGAACTGGAGAAGGAGGACGTCTACCAGGCCGCCAAGTACGGCGCCTGGCTGGCGAGTGAGACGACCTCGGCGATTGCATGA
- a CDS encoding DUF5615 family PIN-like protein: MRLLADMHISPRTVRSLQARGHDVARINEIMPATSADEAIVARAIQDDRVILTQDLRFSAILAFAGGRAPSLISLRLSSSRIELVDAILERVLPSLESDAKAGAIITVEDTRIRIRRLPVR, encoded by the coding sequence ATGAGGCTCCTCGCCGACATGCACATCTCGCCGCGCACCGTGCGATCTCTGCAGGCCCGTGGCCATGACGTGGCGCGCATCAACGAGATCATGCCGGCGACCTCGGCGGACGAGGCCATTGTCGCCCGCGCCATCCAGGACGACCGTGTCATCCTCACCCAGGATCTCCGCTTCTCGGCGATCCTGGCGTTCGCAGGAGGACGGGCGCCGTCGCTCATCTCGTTGCGCCTCTCCTCTTCGCGCATCGAGCTCGTTGACGCCATCCTCGAGCGCGTCCTGCCGAGCCTCGAGTCCGACGCCAAGGCTGGGGCGATTATCACCGTCGAGGACACCCGTATCCGGATTCGCCGCCTGCCGGTCCGGTAG